Proteins from a genomic interval of Stenotrophomonas sp. WZN-1:
- the thiD gene encoding bifunctional hydroxymethylpyrimidine kinase/phosphomethylpyrimidine kinase, producing the protein MSPTTPVSALTIAGSDSGGGAGIQADLKAFAAHRVHGLSAIAALTAQNTRGVIAVHVPPIDFLRAQLDACFDDFDIHAVKLGMLANAEVINTVADALERHRPPHVVLDPVMVATSGARLLEDSALQAMRERLIPLATLITPNTPEAELLVGRKIGNGDDAERAASALLDLGAGAVLLKGGHLQEGNRVIDRYFDGVSSEEFIHARLPLDAHGTGCTLASAIAAQLCNGLSLANACEAGIDYVARGLQQGYAPGRSEVLVLDHFGAAPHA; encoded by the coding sequence ATGAGCCCGACCACTCCCGTATCCGCCCTCACCATCGCCGGCTCCGACTCCGGCGGCGGCGCAGGCATCCAGGCCGACCTGAAGGCCTTTGCAGCGCATCGCGTGCACGGTCTCTCCGCGATCGCCGCGCTGACCGCACAGAACACCCGAGGCGTCATCGCCGTGCATGTGCCGCCGATCGATTTCCTGCGCGCACAACTGGACGCCTGCTTCGACGACTTCGACATCCACGCGGTGAAGCTCGGCATGCTGGCCAACGCCGAGGTGATCAACACCGTCGCCGACGCACTGGAGCGCCATCGCCCGCCGCACGTGGTGCTGGACCCGGTGATGGTCGCCACCAGCGGCGCACGCCTGCTGGAAGACAGCGCCCTGCAGGCGATGCGCGAGCGCCTGATCCCGCTGGCCACGCTGATCACCCCGAACACGCCGGAAGCAGAGCTGCTGGTCGGACGAAAGATCGGCAACGGCGATGACGCGGAGCGCGCCGCTTCCGCCCTGCTCGACCTGGGCGCCGGTGCGGTGCTGCTGAAAGGTGGCCATCTGCAGGAAGGCAACCGCGTGATCGACCGCTACTTCGACGGCGTCAGCAGCGAAGAATTCATCCACGCCCGCCTGCCACTGGATGCACATGGCACCGGCTGCACGCTGGCCTCGGCCATCGCCGCGCAGCTGTGCAACGGCCTGAGCCTGGCCAACGCCTGCGAAGCCGGCATCGACTACGTTGCACGCGGCCTGCAGCAGGGCTATGCCCCCGGCCGCAGCGAGGTGCTGGTGCTGGATCACTTCGGCGCGGCACCGCACGCATGA
- a CDS encoding glycine cleavage system protein R: MTDTTTRPAPSENHLLINAYTTHPESPLLSVTRRIADSGCNLVDARLATVGRDVSVTALATGSWDSVAKLEAMLTRLEREEGLKLVWYRTAAKQAQSNLLPYIVEVIAADKPGILFQLADFFDRQGITIENLQSTRYRAMQTGAEMFSAQVTIGVPANMHIAALRDDFLEFCDHLNLDAIMDPMKF; this comes from the coding sequence TTGACCGACACCACCACGCGCCCCGCGCCGAGCGAAAACCACCTCCTGATCAACGCCTATACGACGCATCCGGAGTCCCCCCTGCTGTCCGTCACCCGCCGCATCGCCGACAGCGGTTGCAACCTGGTGGACGCACGCCTGGCCACGGTCGGCCGCGATGTCTCGGTCACCGCGCTGGCCACCGGCTCCTGGGACTCGGTGGCCAAGCTCGAGGCGATGCTGACCCGGCTGGAGCGCGAAGAGGGCCTGAAGCTGGTCTGGTACCGCACCGCTGCCAAGCAGGCGCAGTCCAACCTGCTGCCGTACATCGTCGAAGTGATCGCCGCCGACAAGCCGGGCATCCTGTTCCAGCTGGCCGACTTCTTCGACCGCCAGGGCATCACCATCGAGAACCTGCAGAGCACGCGCTACCGCGCCATGCAGACCGGTGCGGAAATGTTCAGTGCACAGGTCACCATCGGCGTGCCGGCCAACATGCACATCGCCGCGCTGCGCGACGATTTCCTTGAGTTCTGCGACCACCTGAACCTGGACGCGATCATGGACCCGATGAAATTCTGA
- a CDS encoding peroxiredoxin: protein MNNGDTLDSTTLSLPLALSGGDQATLGDYAGHWLVLYFYPKDSTPGCTTEGIDFNALLPKFRKAGAVVLGVSRDSVKSHDNFCAKQGFSFPLVSDGDEALCSAFDVIKMKNMYGKQVRGIERSTFLISPDSRIVQSWRKVKVAGHADAVLAELKASQSK from the coding sequence ATGAACAACGGCGATACCCTGGACAGCACCACCCTCTCCCTGCCACTGGCGCTGTCCGGTGGCGACCAGGCCACCCTCGGCGACTATGCCGGCCACTGGCTGGTGCTGTACTTCTACCCCAAGGACAGCACCCCCGGCTGCACCACCGAAGGCATCGACTTCAACGCGCTGCTGCCGAAGTTCAGGAAGGCCGGCGCGGTCGTGCTGGGCGTCTCGCGCGATTCGGTGAAGTCGCACGACAATTTCTGTGCCAAGCAGGGCTTCAGCTTCCCGCTGGTCAGCGATGGCGATGAAGCGCTGTGCAGCGCCTTCGACGTGATCAAGATGAAGAACATGTACGGCAAGCAGGTACGTGGCATCGAGCGCAGCACCTTCCTGATTTCCCCCGACAGCCGCATCGTGCAGTCCTGGCGCAAGGTAAAGGTTGCCGGCCATGCCGATGCCGTTCTCGCCGAACTGAAGGCCTCCCAGTCCAAGTGA
- a CDS encoding sugar porter family MFS transporter, translated as MSQAQSGTASHGGENTAFIVLISCVATLGGFLFGFDSGVINGTVDGLRQAFNSSEAALGFEVASMLLGCAIGAFLAGWLGDRLGRRGVLIVSALMFLVSALGAGAAHASWLFIAARVLGGFAVGAASVMSPAYIAEVASARYRGRLATVQQMAIICGLFAAFLSNYLLARAAGASTEPLWLGHEAWRWMFWMQALPSGVFLLLLLLIPESPRFLVLKGRQAQARAVLTRLYGEVAATAKQAEIEASLAQDQHKPRFGDLRDKVTGKLRPILWVGIGLAMFQQLVGINVVFYYGAVLWQAVGFSESDALLINVLSGALSIGACLLTVLLIDRIGRKPLLWVGSVGMSVALVLMVVAFASGSLVDGRLQLSDGMGRLALVAANVYVVFFNMSWGPVMWVMLGEMFPNQIRGPALAVAGAAQWTSNFAITVTFPMLLAGIGLAGAYGIYAVAAILSIFFVVRYVRETKGKELEQMEG; from the coding sequence ATGTCCCAAGCCCAGTCCGGCACCGCCTCCCACGGTGGTGAAAACACAGCGTTCATCGTCCTGATCAGTTGCGTGGCCACGCTTGGTGGGTTCCTGTTCGGCTTCGACAGTGGTGTCATCAACGGCACGGTTGATGGCCTGCGCCAGGCCTTCAACTCCAGCGAGGCGGCGCTGGGCTTCGAAGTCGCCTCGATGCTGCTGGGCTGCGCGATCGGTGCATTCCTGGCCGGTTGGTTGGGCGACCGCCTGGGGCGCCGTGGTGTCCTGATCGTGTCCGCGCTGATGTTCCTGGTTTCGGCGCTGGGCGCCGGTGCCGCCCATGCTTCCTGGCTGTTCATCGCGGCCCGCGTGCTGGGCGGCTTCGCGGTGGGGGCGGCCAGCGTGATGTCGCCGGCCTACATCGCCGAAGTCGCCTCGGCGCGCTATCGCGGCCGACTGGCCACGGTGCAGCAGATGGCGATCATCTGCGGCCTGTTCGCGGCCTTCCTCAGCAATTACCTGCTGGCCCGCGCCGCCGGCGCCTCGACCGAGCCCTTGTGGCTGGGCCATGAGGCCTGGCGCTGGATGTTCTGGATGCAGGCGCTGCCGTCGGGGGTGTTCCTGCTGCTGTTGCTGCTGATCCCGGAAAGCCCGCGTTTCCTGGTGCTGAAGGGCCGCCAGGCGCAGGCGAGGGCGGTGCTGACGCGGCTGTACGGTGAGGTCGCCGCCACGGCCAAGCAGGCTGAGATCGAGGCCAGCCTGGCCCAGGACCAGCACAAGCCGCGTTTCGGCGACCTGCGCGACAAGGTCACCGGCAAGCTGCGCCCGATCCTCTGGGTGGGCATCGGCCTGGCCATGTTCCAGCAGCTGGTCGGCATCAATGTGGTGTTCTACTACGGTGCGGTGCTCTGGCAGGCAGTGGGCTTCTCGGAAAGCGATGCGCTGCTGATCAATGTGTTGTCCGGTGCACTGAGCATCGGTGCCTGCCTGCTGACGGTACTGCTGATCGACCGCATCGGGCGCAAGCCGCTGCTGTGGGTCGGCTCGGTCGGCATGTCGGTGGCGCTGGTGCTGATGGTGGTGGCGTTTGCCAGTGGCAGCCTGGTCGACGGGCGCCTGCAGCTGTCCGATGGCATGGGGCGGCTGGCGCTGGTCGCGGCCAACGTCTACGTGGTGTTCTTCAACATGTCCTGGGGCCCGGTGATGTGGGTGATGCTGGGCGAGATGTTCCCCAACCAGATCCGCGGCCCGGCGCTGGCCGTGGCGGGGGCCGCGCAATGGACCTCGAACTTCGCGATCACCGTGACCTTCCCGATGCTGCTGGCCGGCATCGGCCTGGCTGGCGCCTATGGCATCTATGCGGTCGCGGCGATCCTCTCGATCTTCTTCGTGGTCCGCTACGTGCGCGAGACCAAGGGCAAGGAGCTGGAGCAGATGGAAGGCTGA
- a CDS encoding YoaK family protein gives MGIRLPTWVWIGAVALSCVAGMVNVVGFLGFEHQAVSHMTGSTSQLGMALAQGDWRAVGHLWGLLIAFSLGAMLSGLLIQDSTLQLGRRYGVALALESALLLVAIPLFERHQIWGALAAAMACGLQNAMATTFSGAVVRTTHLSGMFTDLGIGLGHLLRGLPLQVRRLTLSGLIISGFLAGGMIGAWLFMRWQYDALLAPALLTGLTGLGYVLYQQWARWRH, from the coding sequence ATGGGAATACGCCTGCCCACCTGGGTCTGGATCGGCGCGGTCGCGCTGTCGTGCGTGGCCGGCATGGTCAATGTGGTCGGCTTCCTGGGTTTCGAACACCAGGCGGTCAGCCACATGACCGGCAGTACCAGCCAGCTCGGCATGGCACTGGCCCAGGGTGACTGGCGCGCGGTTGGCCACCTGTGGGGCCTGCTGATCGCCTTCTCGCTGGGCGCGATGCTCAGCGGCCTGCTGATCCAGGACAGCACCCTGCAGCTGGGCCGCCGCTACGGCGTGGCGCTGGCGCTGGAATCGGCATTGTTGCTGGTGGCCATTCCGCTGTTCGAGCGGCACCAGATCTGGGGCGCACTGGCCGCCGCCATGGCCTGCGGCCTGCAGAATGCAATGGCCACCACCTTCAGCGGCGCGGTGGTGCGCACCACCCACCTCAGCGGCATGTTCACCGATCTCGGCATCGGCCTGGGCCACCTGCTGCGCGGACTGCCGCTGCAGGTACGGCGGCTGACCCTCAGCGGACTGATCATCAGCGGCTTCCTCGCCGGCGGCATGATCGGCGCCTGGCTGTTCATGCGCTGGCAGTACGACGCCCTGCTCGCCCCGGCCCTGCTGACCGGCCTGACCGGGCTGGGCTATGTGCTGTACCAGCAATGGGCGCGTTGGAGGCATTGA
- the fdxA gene encoding ferredoxin FdxA, which yields MPFVVTENCIKCKHTDCVEVCPVDCFHEGPNFLVIDPDECIDCTLCEPECPVNAIFPEDDVPAGQEGFVALNAELAKEWPVLTVRKDPPADAGEWDGKPDKLKLLER from the coding sequence ATGCCCTTTGTCGTCACCGAAAACTGCATCAAGTGCAAACACACCGATTGCGTGGAAGTGTGCCCCGTGGATTGCTTCCACGAAGGCCCGAACTTCCTGGTGATCGACCCGGATGAGTGCATCGACTGCACCCTCTGCGAGCCGGAGTGCCCGGTCAATGCGATCTTCCCGGAGGACGACGTTCCTGCGGGCCAGGAGGGCTTCGTTGCCCTCAACGCCGAGCTGGCGAAGGAGTGGCCGGTGCTGACCGTGCGCAAGGACCCACCCGCCGACGCCGGCGAATGGGACGGCAAGCCGGACAAGCTGAAGCTGCTGGAGCGCTGA
- a CDS encoding pirin family protein, protein MLQIRKSATRGLAEHGWLSSRHTFSFANYYDPRYVSFGPLRVINEDKVIGGQGFGTHSHSNMEIVSYVLGGALEHKDSMGTGSVLRYGDVQRMSAGSGVSHSEFNHSADETVHFLQIWIFPDTENITPSYEETHFAPETKRGQLRLIASPDGADGSLRIHQDARIFATILDGGQKLHHALGNGRGAYVQVARGQLQVNGITLEAGDALQVSDEAQLTLENGNDAEVLVFDLPL, encoded by the coding sequence ATGCTGCAGATCCGCAAGAGCGCTACCCGTGGCCTGGCCGAGCATGGCTGGCTGTCCTCGCGCCATACCTTCTCCTTCGCCAACTACTACGACCCCCGCTACGTCAGCTTCGGCCCGCTGCGGGTGATCAACGAGGACAAGGTGATCGGCGGCCAGGGCTTCGGCACCCACAGCCACAGCAACATGGAGATCGTTTCCTATGTGCTGGGCGGCGCGCTGGAGCACAAGGACTCGATGGGCACCGGCTCGGTGCTGCGCTACGGCGACGTGCAGCGCATGAGCGCCGGCAGCGGTGTCAGCCACAGCGAGTTCAACCACTCGGCCGACGAAACCGTGCACTTCCTGCAGATCTGGATCTTCCCGGACACCGAGAACATCACGCCGTCCTACGAGGAGACCCACTTTGCTCCGGAAACCAAGCGCGGCCAGCTGCGCCTGATCGCCTCGCCGGACGGTGCCGACGGTTCGCTGCGCATCCACCAGGATGCCCGCATCTTCGCCACCATCCTCGATGGTGGCCAGAAGCTGCACCACGCGCTCGGCAATGGCCGTGGCGCCTATGTGCAGGTGGCCCGCGGCCAGCTGCAGGTCAATGGCATCACCCTGGAAGCCGGTGATGCGCTGCAGGTCAGCGACGAGGCGCAGCTGACCCTGGAAAACGGCAACGACGCCGAAGTGCTGGTGTTCGACCTGCCGCTGTAA
- a CDS encoding PhoH family protein, whose translation MTRGKRIYVLDTNVLMHDPTALFKFEEHDVYLPMQVIEELDNGKKGTSEASRNARQVSRFLNELVQASGLDNLADGIPLQRPNGLQLRGKQSAGKLRFQTSHFDAGKSFGKVIPDNAILGAILALKEETPDLPVVFVSKDINLRIKAAIAGIVSEDYENDRALDDFSLLYTGATELPEDFWKRHGDDLRSWSDKGRTHYEILAQDGEEWYPNQYVYLPGEDEVELRVSRVVGDGKVVLSLVDDFRHGSHAVWGISARNREQNFALNALMDPEIDFVTLLGTAGTGKTLLALAAGLAQTMDQQRYREIIMTRATVSVGEDIGFLPGTEEEKMTPWMGALTDNLEVLTHNQEGGTWGRQATNDLLASRIKIRSMNFMRGRTFLSRYLILDEAQNLTPKQMKTLITRAGPGTKIVCLGNVEQIDTPYLTETTSGLTYAVDRFKNWPHSAHITLRRGERSRLADYASEVL comes from the coding sequence ATGACCCGAGGCAAGCGCATCTACGTGCTGGATACCAACGTGCTGATGCACGATCCCACCGCGCTGTTCAAATTCGAGGAGCACGACGTCTACCTGCCCATGCAGGTGATCGAGGAGCTGGACAACGGCAAGAAGGGCACTTCCGAGGCGAGCCGCAACGCCCGCCAGGTGAGCCGCTTCCTCAATGAGCTGGTGCAGGCCTCCGGCCTGGACAACCTGGCCGACGGCATTCCGCTGCAGCGCCCCAATGGGCTGCAGCTGCGCGGCAAGCAGAGCGCCGGCAAGCTGCGCTTCCAGACCAGCCATTTCGACGCCGGCAAGAGCTTCGGCAAGGTGATCCCGGACAACGCCATCCTCGGCGCGATCCTGGCCCTGAAGGAAGAAACCCCGGACCTGCCGGTGGTGTTCGTTTCCAAGGACATCAACCTGCGGATCAAGGCCGCCATCGCCGGCATCGTGTCCGAGGACTACGAGAACGACCGCGCGCTGGACGATTTCAGCCTGCTCTACACCGGCGCCACCGAACTGCCGGAAGACTTCTGGAAGCGCCACGGCGACGACCTGCGCAGCTGGAGCGACAAGGGCCGCACGCATTACGAAATCCTGGCGCAGGATGGCGAGGAGTGGTACCCGAACCAGTACGTCTACCTGCCCGGCGAAGATGAAGTCGAGCTGCGCGTCAGCCGCGTGGTCGGCGATGGCAAGGTGGTGCTGTCGCTGGTCGATGATTTCCGTCACGGCAGCCACGCCGTGTGGGGCATCAGCGCACGCAACCGCGAGCAGAACTTCGCCCTCAACGCACTGATGGACCCGGAGATCGACTTCGTCACGCTGCTGGGTACCGCCGGCACCGGCAAGACCCTGCTGGCACTGGCCGCCGGCCTGGCGCAGACCATGGACCAGCAGCGCTACCGCGAGATCATCATGACCCGCGCCACGGTCAGCGTCGGCGAGGACATCGGTTTCCTGCCCGGCACCGAAGAAGAGAAGATGACGCCGTGGATGGGCGCACTGACCGACAACCTGGAGGTGCTCACGCACAACCAGGAAGGCGGCACGTGGGGGCGCCAGGCCACCAACGACCTGCTCGCCAGCCGCATCAAGATCCGCTCGATGAACTTCATGCGCGGCCGCACGTTCCTGTCGCGCTACCTGATCCTGGACGAGGCACAGAACCTCACCCCGAAGCAGATGAAGACGCTGATCACCCGTGCCGGCCCCGGCACCAAGATCGTCTGCCTGGGCAACGTCGAGCAGATCGACACGCCTTACCTGACCGAGACCACCTCGGGCCTGACCTACGCGGTGGATCGCTTCAAGAACTGGCCGCATAGTGCGCACATCACCCTGCGCCGTGGCGAACGCTCGCGCCTGGCCGATTACGCTTCGGAGGTGTTGTGA
- a CDS encoding LysR family transcriptional regulator, whose translation MLKLSLDALQILDAIDRRGSFAGAGKALHKVPSTISYTVAKLEEDLGVQLFDRVGPRAEPTEAGRALLDEGRHLLRAARELELRVRRVASGWETELTLAVDSVFPTWLLGPDIAAFREAEAPTRLRLIGEALSGTWEALLDRRADLLVGAPGEGPSGGGYVVEPLGTVEFVFAVAPDHPLASVPGVLGREQLVEHCAIAVSDSARRLLPRTVGLLMGQEMLTVPDMASKLKLQCEGVGFGFLPEPCARAAVARGQLVIREVEEHKPEETFWLAWRTGEDGAALRWWRERLRRPELLSQWWQAMARG comes from the coding sequence ATGCTCAAGCTCAGCCTCGATGCCCTGCAGATCCTGGACGCCATCGACCGCCGCGGCTCGTTCGCCGGCGCCGGCAAGGCCCTGCACAAGGTGCCCTCGACCATTTCCTACACCGTGGCCAAGCTGGAGGAGGACCTCGGCGTCCAGCTGTTCGACCGGGTCGGCCCGCGTGCCGAACCGACCGAGGCCGGCCGCGCCCTGCTGGACGAGGGGCGGCATCTGCTGCGCGCGGCGCGCGAGCTGGAGCTGCGGGTGCGCCGGGTGGCGTCGGGCTGGGAGACCGAGCTGACGCTGGCGGTGGACTCGGTATTTCCGACCTGGCTGCTGGGTCCGGACATCGCCGCGTTTCGTGAGGCGGAGGCGCCGACCCGGCTGCGGCTGATCGGCGAGGCCCTGTCCGGCACCTGGGAGGCCCTGCTGGACCGCCGCGCCGACCTGCTGGTCGGTGCACCGGGCGAGGGGCCCAGTGGCGGTGGTTACGTGGTCGAACCGCTGGGCACGGTGGAGTTCGTGTTCGCGGTCGCGCCGGATCATCCGTTGGCCAGCGTGCCGGGCGTGCTCGGTCGCGAGCAGCTGGTCGAGCACTGCGCGATCGCCGTTTCCGATTCGGCGCGGCGGCTGCTGCCGCGCACGGTGGGCCTGTTGATGGGGCAGGAGATGCTGACCGTGCCGGACATGGCCAGCAAGCTGAAGCTGCAATGCGAAGGCGTGGGCTTCGGTTTCCTGCCCGAGCCGTGCGCGCGCGCGGCGGTGGCGCGTGGCCAGCTGGTGATCCGCGAGGTGGAGGAACACAAGCCGGAAGAGACCTTCTGGCTGGCTTGGCGCACCGGTGAGGATGGTGCCGCACTGCGCTGGTGGCGCGAGCGCCTGCGCAGGCCGGAGCTGCTGTCGCAGTGGTGGCAGGCAATGGCCAGGGGGTAG
- the dapA gene encoding 4-hydroxy-tetrahydrodipicolinate synthase: protein MSLSGLITALATPFRADGALDPDGWQRLLHLQLEGGVHGVVVAGSTGEAATLTDAEYDLLLASAVERIGGRIPVMAGTGLSGTAKTIEQTRRAAALGASHALVVTPPYVRPTQAGLIAHYRAVADQGGLPVVLYNVPGRTGCDMQPETVAELASHPNIVGIKEAVGDTGRVQALLALRSPQFAVLSGDDGTAARSIQAGIDGLISVGSNVLPGAYRRMCELAAAHDHEATGSWDARLHPFHDFCGVEPNPIPVKALLRRIGIGHDLRLPLLPLSASHHAAADHLAGDIAALEALSSH, encoded by the coding sequence TTGTCCCTTTCCGGCCTCATCACCGCGCTGGCGACCCCGTTCCGGGCCGACGGCGCCCTCGATCCCGACGGTTGGCAGCGCCTGCTGCACCTGCAACTGGAAGGTGGCGTCCATGGCGTTGTCGTAGCCGGCTCGACCGGTGAAGCGGCGACCCTCACCGATGCCGAGTACGACCTGCTGCTGGCCAGCGCGGTCGAGCGCATCGGCGGCCGCATCCCGGTCATGGCCGGTACCGGCCTTTCGGGCACCGCCAAGACCATCGAACAGACCCGCCGTGCCGCCGCGCTCGGCGCCAGCCATGCGCTGGTGGTCACCCCGCCTTACGTGCGGCCGACCCAGGCCGGCCTGATCGCGCACTACCGTGCAGTTGCCGACCAGGGCGGGCTGCCGGTCGTGCTGTACAACGTGCCCGGCCGCACCGGTTGCGATATGCAGCCGGAGACCGTCGCCGAGCTGGCCAGCCACCCCAACATCGTCGGCATCAAGGAGGCGGTGGGCGACACCGGCCGGGTGCAGGCGTTGCTGGCCCTGCGCAGCCCGCAGTTCGCCGTGCTCAGCGGCGACGACGGTACGGCGGCGCGTTCGATCCAGGCCGGTATCGATGGCCTGATCTCGGTGGGTTCCAACGTTCTGCCGGGCGCCTACCGCCGGATGTGCGAACTGGCAGCCGCGCACGATCACGAAGCCACCGGGTCGTGGGATGCGCGCCTGCATCCGTTCCATGATTTCTGTGGCGTCGAACCCAACCCGATCCCGGTCAAGGCGCTGCTGCGCCGCATCGGCATCGGTCATGACCTGCGCCTGCCGCTGCTGCCGCTGTCGGCATCGCACCATGCGGCGGCCGACCATCTCGCCGGCGACATCGCCGCCCTCGAAGCCCTTTCCAGCCACTGA
- a CDS encoding alpha/beta fold hydrolase, translating into MSLAPDVIAVQCTDGHRYEVIACVPARPIARLLWLPALGVAARHYLPLAQALAAKGVAVYLHEWRGNGSSSLRPSRTQDWGYREVLEQDLPTSQAVLVAADDEAGALPWIIGGHSLGGQLACVHAGRNPQRFNRLWLAASGSPFWRGFPPPRGWLLPLVYRFLPWIAHRQGVLHGRRLGFGGTEAHGLIADWARVGLNNHYAAAGMDEDLDAQMARVHGSAQAVLMEHDWLAPTGSMQTLLAKLPNVDAQLRVLSAQELGTRADHFAWLKAPDAVADSFFIQLDENFHKTVDGARRHPHNSAPVAGRP; encoded by the coding sequence ATGAGCCTCGCACCGGATGTCATTGCCGTGCAGTGCACTGATGGCCATCGCTATGAAGTGATTGCCTGCGTGCCCGCAAGGCCCATCGCGCGCCTGCTGTGGTTGCCGGCGCTGGGCGTGGCCGCGCGCCACTACCTGCCGCTTGCGCAGGCGCTGGCGGCGAAGGGCGTGGCGGTGTACCTGCATGAGTGGCGCGGCAACGGCAGCAGCTCGCTGCGCCCGTCGCGCACGCAGGACTGGGGCTATCGCGAAGTACTGGAGCAGGATCTACCTACCAGCCAGGCGGTGCTTGTCGCGGCGGATGATGAGGCCGGCGCCCTGCCCTGGATCATCGGTGGCCACAGCCTCGGCGGCCAGCTGGCCTGCGTGCATGCCGGCCGCAATCCGCAGCGCTTCAATCGCTTGTGGTTGGCGGCCAGCGGCTCACCGTTCTGGCGCGGCTTCCCGCCACCGCGCGGCTGGCTGCTGCCGCTGGTCTACCGCTTCCTGCCGTGGATCGCGCACCGCCAGGGCGTGCTGCATGGTCGGCGCCTCGGCTTCGGTGGCACCGAAGCGCACGGACTGATCGCCGACTGGGCACGCGTCGGCCTGAACAACCACTATGCCGCGGCCGGCATGGACGAAGATCTTGATGCGCAGATGGCGCGCGTGCATGGCAGCGCGCAGGCGGTGCTGATGGAGCACGACTGGTTGGCACCGACCGGATCGATGCAGACGTTGCTGGCGAAGCTGCCGAATGTGGACGCGCAGCTGCGCGTGCTGTCCGCGCAGGAACTGGGCACGCGCGCCGATCATTTCGCCTGGCTGAAGGCCCCGGACGCCGTGGCTGACAGCTTTTTCATTCAGTTGGATGAAAATTTTCACAAAACTGTTGACGGTGCGCGCCGACATCCGCATAATTCCGCTCCTGTCGCAGGGCGCCCGTAG